From Camelus dromedarius isolate mCamDro1 chromosome 2, mCamDro1.pat, whole genome shotgun sequence, one genomic window encodes:
- the FAIM gene encoding fas apoptotic inhibitory molecule 1 isoform X1, with product MAPASPPTINSSCRRRKSGTAKHKEGSAGAEPPLPRDTWANLKFCFFLSCLLIGLKTVLPTMASGDDSPIFEDDESPPYSLEKMTDLVAVWDVALSDGVHKIEFEHGTTSGKRVVYVDGKEEIRKEWMFKLVGKETFCVGAAKTKATINIDAISGFAYEYTLEINGKSLKKYMENRSKTTNTWVLHLDGEDFRVVLEKDTMDVWCNGKKMETAGEFVDDGTETHFSVGNHDCYIKAVSSGKRKEGIIHTLIVDNREIPELLE from the exons ATGGCTCCGGCCTCACCCCCGACTATAAATTCATCTTGTCGCCGTCGGAAAAGTGGAACCGCAAAGCACAAGGAAGGAAGCGCAGGAGCGGAACCCCCGCTCCCCAGAGACACCTGGGCTAACCTTAAG ttctgctttttcctttcctgcctgctaattGGATTAAAGACTGTTTTGCCAACCATGGCATCTGGAGATGACAGTCCTATCTTTGAAGATGACGAAAG CCCTCCTTACAGCCTGGAAAAAATGACAGATCTTGTAGCTGTTTGGGATGTTGCTTTAAGTGATGGAGTCCATAAGATTGAATTTGAACATGGGACCACATCAGGGAAACGAGTGGTATATGTAGATgggaag GAAGAGATAAGAAAAGAATGGATGTTCAAGTTAGTGGGCAAAGAAACCTTCTGTGTTGGAGCTGCAAAGACAAAGGCAACTATAAATATAGATGCTATCAGTGGTTTTGCTTATGaatatactctggaaattaatgGGAAAAGTCTCAAGAAGTATATGGAGAACAGATCAAAAACCACCAATACTTGGGTATTACATTTGGATGGTGAGGACTTTAGAGTTGTGTTGG aaaaagacacTATGGATGTGTGGTGCAATGGTAAAAAAATGGAGACAGCA GGCGAGTTTGTGGATGACGGAACTGAAACTCACTTCAGCGTTGGGAACCATGACTGTTACATAAAGGCCGTCAGTAGCGGGAAGCGGAAAGAAGGGATTATTCATACTCTTATTGTGGATAACAGAGAAATCCCGGAGCTTCTCGAATGA
- the FAIM gene encoding fas apoptotic inhibitory molecule 1 isoform X2, which produces MASGDDSPIFEDDESPPYSLEKMTDLVAVWDVALSDGVHKIEFEHGTTSGKRVVYVDGKEEIRKEWMFKLVGKETFCVGAAKTKATINIDAISGFAYEYTLEINGKSLKKYMENRSKTTNTWVLHLDGEDFRVVLEKDTMDVWCNGKKMETAGEFVDDGTETHFSVGNHDCYIKAVSSGKRKEGIIHTLIVDNREIPELLE; this is translated from the exons ATGGCATCTGGAGATGACAGTCCTATCTTTGAAGATGACGAAAG CCCTCCTTACAGCCTGGAAAAAATGACAGATCTTGTAGCTGTTTGGGATGTTGCTTTAAGTGATGGAGTCCATAAGATTGAATTTGAACATGGGACCACATCAGGGAAACGAGTGGTATATGTAGATgggaag GAAGAGATAAGAAAAGAATGGATGTTCAAGTTAGTGGGCAAAGAAACCTTCTGTGTTGGAGCTGCAAAGACAAAGGCAACTATAAATATAGATGCTATCAGTGGTTTTGCTTATGaatatactctggaaattaatgGGAAAAGTCTCAAGAAGTATATGGAGAACAGATCAAAAACCACCAATACTTGGGTATTACATTTGGATGGTGAGGACTTTAGAGTTGTGTTGG aaaaagacacTATGGATGTGTGGTGCAATGGTAAAAAAATGGAGACAGCA GGCGAGTTTGTGGATGACGGAACTGAAACTCACTTCAGCGTTGGGAACCATGACTGTTACATAAAGGCCGTCAGTAGCGGGAAGCGGAAAGAAGGGATTATTCATACTCTTATTGTGGATAACAGAGAAATCCCGGAGCTTCTCGAATGA
- the FAIM gene encoding fas apoptotic inhibitory molecule 1 isoform X3, which produces MTDLVAVWDVALSDGVHKIEFEHGTTSGKRVVYVDGKEEIRKEWMFKLVGKETFCVGAAKTKATINIDAISGFAYEYTLEINGKSLKKYMENRSKTTNTWVLHLDGEDFRVVLEKDTMDVWCNGKKMETAGEFVDDGTETHFSVGNHDCYIKAVSSGKRKEGIIHTLIVDNREIPELLE; this is translated from the exons ATGACAGATCTTGTAGCTGTTTGGGATGTTGCTTTAAGTGATGGAGTCCATAAGATTGAATTTGAACATGGGACCACATCAGGGAAACGAGTGGTATATGTAGATgggaag GAAGAGATAAGAAAAGAATGGATGTTCAAGTTAGTGGGCAAAGAAACCTTCTGTGTTGGAGCTGCAAAGACAAAGGCAACTATAAATATAGATGCTATCAGTGGTTTTGCTTATGaatatactctggaaattaatgGGAAAAGTCTCAAGAAGTATATGGAGAACAGATCAAAAACCACCAATACTTGGGTATTACATTTGGATGGTGAGGACTTTAGAGTTGTGTTGG aaaaagacacTATGGATGTGTGGTGCAATGGTAAAAAAATGGAGACAGCA GGCGAGTTTGTGGATGACGGAACTGAAACTCACTTCAGCGTTGGGAACCATGACTGTTACATAAAGGCCGTCAGTAGCGGGAAGCGGAAAGAAGGGATTATTCATACTCTTATTGTGGATAACAGAGAAATCCCGGAGCTTCTCGAATGA